The genome window GATGCTATGCTAAAATTTCCAAACAGCCTGATTTTATTGTGCTTTCAAGCTTCATCACAAAGTCCCAATGCATAATCCGGGTGGAATTTGCCTTGCGCCCCAAAATATCTATTCCGTAAAAAAGCTTAATTTCAGGGTTAAATTTTAAACTATGAAATCATTATTTACTGTTTTTCTTGCATTGGGATCATTTATCCTTTTGCATGCCCAAAGCGTTCAGCGCAGTTTCGATCACGACAATCTCAACCGGACCTACAGAATTTATGTGTCTGTCAATTATGATGCAAACAAACCGGTTCCACTGGTATTTGCTTTTCACGGTATGGGCGATCAGGCGGCAAATTTCCAGGGAATAGGCTTTAATCAATTGGCCGATCAGGATACTTTTATTGTGATATACCCACAGGCAGAAGTAGATCAGGATTTTAATGCCACTGCCTGGAATGCGGGAGTGGGTATTCCCGGTTTCTATTTAAACAGCGATATCAATGATGTGGATTTTGTTTCCAAATTGATTGATTCTTTATCCAATGAGTTTTCAATAGATACACAGCGGGTTTATGCCACGGGCTTTTCCCTGGGCGGCTATATGTCGCAGCGACTGGCATGTGAACTTGATGCGAGAATTGCTGCCATTGCATCCGTTGCCGGTTTGATTGGTAACGACATCAATTGCAATCCAGGTGCTCCGGTTCCGGTGCTGCATATGCATGGTACTGCCGACAGTACGATTACCTATGGAGGCGAGTTTCCTATTCCAAATTTTGGTTACACCAAAGTGGGACTTTCAGTTGATGAAATGGTGGCCAATTGGACGGGTATTAACAATTGTACTGAGCCGGTTGAGGAAGATTCCATTCCCGATACAGCCAATGACAACCTGACTATTGACCGTTTTACTTACCCCATGTGTGAGGCAGAAAGTGAAGTGATTCTGTACAAAATTAAACATGCGGGACACGAATGGATGAGCAGTCCCGGCAATGATATTGATGCTACCATTGCTATTTGGGAATTTTTCCAAAAGCATTCCCGAAAATCAACTTCAGTAGGTATCGCAAATGCTGAATTTGACAATACCATTCAGGTATATCCCAATCCCGTATCCAATACGCTTTTTGTTAAAATGCGGGAAGCTGCTGATAGAATAATGCTCACAAATCTTTTGGGGCAGGAGCTAAGCCGTATTGAAAATCCAATGAATTTAAATATTGCACTTTCGCTGGCGGATATAAACCCGGGCATGTATTTGCTTACTGTTCAGAAAGGAAGCGGGCAAAGCACTTTTAAGATTTTGAAGGAGTAAAATCTTTATTGTACTTCAAAAGTAGTGCCCAAGACAGGAGTCGAACCTGCACATCCTTTCGGACACATGAACCTGAATCATGCTTGTCTACCAATTCCAACACTTGGGCAAAATAGTTGCTTTGCTGCAACGGAGCACAAAGGTAATTAACTTGTAGGCTTTTTTTTAGAAAATTTTATTGTAAATCTTTTGAGCTGCAATCACAGAAGAAACTAAAATCAAAGAAACAATTTCCTAATCCCCGACATATGTTTTATTTCTTCAAAAGTGCTTGTCAATACAGGCTTTGATAAAAACTTCATCACAAAAGGATTGGTCTCGGCTTTCTTTTTATCAAATTCTGCAATAGAAGAGGTAAGCATAAAAACAAAGGTATTTTCAGGCACGGCAACTTCTTCCAGCTCATCGAGAAATTCCCAGCCGTTCATCACCGGCATATTGATATCGAGAAAGAGAATGTAGGAAGTGTCTTTGTTGTAGGCTTCTTTTAAATAATCGAGGGCAAGGCTACCGTTTTTGAAAACCAAAGGCGCAGTGTGAAACCCGGTTTTTTCAATCATTTTTTTTGACATAAAAATGAATATGTCATCGTCATCAATAAGTAAGAGTTCTGTCTTCATTAATTAGTGTTTGTCTATTAAGTCAGATGTCTGCTTCAGAATGTTCGAGTTCGAGCCCGCCCGAACGTGCCATTCGGTACGGGCGGGGCTTGCGTAGTCCTGAAAATCAAGAGTTTACTTATGTAAATGACTGTTTTCAGGGCAAGCGTAACGAAGAAATCGGACATTATGGACAGACACTAACCATATTCTTTTTTGATATTAAATTCCTTGGTCTTGTTTATCACATCCTTAATAATATCGTCCAATTCTTCTGAAGAGCTCAAGATATGATCGAGAAATTCTATTTTCTCGCCTTTTGAAAGATCAAGAACATCACTTTTAATCATGTTGGCCATACCGATGATTCTTGCCAATGGAGCGCGCACCACATGTGACTGGATCCAGGCTATTTCTCTCAGGCGACTGTTTTGATGTGTAATGGCATTGATATGCTGTATCCGTTCTGTAATATCATTGGCCAATACAATTTTGGCCTTTTTATTGTTATAATTAATGACATTGCTCTGAATGTCAACATCAATAATTTCCCCGAATTTTTTCTTGTGACGGAATTGGTTTTTGAAAAATTTTGCACTTTTGTCCTGTTTTTTTAAAACTTCTTCTAATTGCGGAATATCTTCTTCTGGGTGGATGCCTTTAATGGTCATTTCCCGAAATTCCTCCACCGAATAGCCGTAATGCTTTACCGCGGCATCGTTGACATCCAGAAACTGAAGCGTATCCATATCGTAAACCCACATGGGCTGTGGACTCAGGTGAAAAAGATCAGCATATTTTTGCTCCGATTCCTTGAGCTTAACAAGGTTTTTTTTCCTTTCTATATTATAGATAATGCTTTTGTACAAAATAGCAGCATTGAGTTCATCTTTGAGCAAATAATCGGCAATGCCCATTCCCAGCGACTGAATTGCAAAATCCACATCTGAATAGCCGGTGAGAATTATAATTGGTGTATTGCCTGATATTTCCAGCATTTCTTTTACAAGCGTATCGCCTTCTTTGTCAGGAAGTGTCAGGTCCAGTAAAATGGCATCGAAATCCGTTTTTCCTGCTTCTAAAATTTGTCTGGCATCTTCAAATTTACTGGCATGTATGACTTTGGGTGCATCAATTACATCTTCGAGATAATCCTGTACCAGGAAAAAATCCCCTTCATTGTCTTCTACTACCAGGAAATTGTATTTTCTATTATCTTTTTGCATATCTAAATTACTTGAGTGGCAATCGGGCCGTTTTCATCCAAAAATCTTCTATACTATTCACGACCTTTTCCAGATCATCGGCATCAACAGGCTTGGTGATGTAGCAATTTGCATTTTCCTTGTAAGAAAGGTTTATATCATTTTTTGAAGAAGAAGTAGTGAGTATTATGATGGGGATTTGTTTTACCGAAGCATCGTTTTTCAATACATGTAGTACTTCAAGCCCATTTTTTACCGGAAGGTTAATGTCCAGGAGAATTAAATCCGGTGTCAATGCTTTTTTGAAATTTCCTTTTTGAAACACAAAATCAATGGCTTCTTTACCATTGCGGGCAATGCTGATCTTGTATTTAAATTTACTTTCGCCAAAGGCTTCAGTTGTTAAAAAAATATCGCCCTCGTTGTCTTCCACAAGTAAAATATGTACTGACTTCATAGTTCAATATTTTTAGAAATTGTAAAATAAAATGTGCTGCCATTTTCAGGGTTTGACTCCACCCATATACGCCCATTCATGTGCTCAATTAATTTCTTTACAATGGACAGCCCCATCCCGGCACCTTTGTACTTATCTTCATTATGCAATCTTTGAAAGATAATAAATATTTTATCATGATATTCACTTTCAATGCCAATTCCATTGTCCCGGAAAGTAAACTGCCATTCACTTTCAGATTCTTTTGCCTCTATATTTATTTCAGGGTCAATACCTTCTCGCTTGAATTTAATGGCATTGTTCAGTAAATTTTGAAGCACCACTGTCAATGGTTTTTTGTAAGAATTAATTACAGGAACGCCACTGTAGTTGATGCTTAAATGTGCTTCTATTTTATTGTAATTCTTAAGCTCATTAATCAGTTCCTTTAAGTCAAATTGTTCTAATTCATATTCGTATTTATCAACCAAAGCAAAGTCAAGCAGGCTTAAAATTACACTGCGCATTTTTTTGGATCCTCCTACTGCAAAATCTATATATTTCAGTGCTTTTTCATCCAGTTGGTTTCCGTATTTTTTCTTCAATTGGGTTAGAAAACTTGAGATCATTCTCAATGGTTCCTGTAAATCATGAGAGGTGACATAAGCAAATTGTTCCAACTCCCTGTTTTTGATTTTAAGCGTTTTAAGTGATGTTTCAAGATTTTTTTGATTGACAGAAAGGGCTTCTTTCAATATGCGCTGTTCTTCAAGGCTTTTTTGCATGCCTCCGAACATTTTCGGGATCAATACGGAAAAAACGGCATTGAGAAATATCAGGTTGGTTGAAATGGCCGCCCACTCAATTATTTGCTGTGAATCTGATTGATGTATTTCGAATATTTCAAGATAAATCAATAAGCCATATGCGATACAGAATAGTATATTTATGAATACAGGAAGAAAAGCATACCTGTAGGGAAATATGATGACCATAAAAACAGATACTGCGAGCAGGTAGATCAATCCGGGGCCGTATGACCCCAATGCTGTGAGCATAACTATGGCCAATAAATAGACCATTATTGTAAAGAGTATTTTTCTGGTAAATATGCTGAACCAACTTGTGAATGAAATAACAGCAAGAAATACAGCTGCAAAAACATCAAAAATGGCAATGGAATAGAGCTTTCCTGTAATTGATACAATGACTCCCGGAATAAGTGCGAGCAAACTCAGCGGGACAATATACAGCAGTGTTATTATGAACAGATAATCTCTCCAATATGCTATGCCATCTTCAGGAGATCCCAATTCAGGGAAGCTGCTCATTACAAGGTTTTTGTATTTATTCCAGATTTGCATAGATTTTAGAATTCATAGTGATTTTTCAGAAATAGTGATTTCCCTTGAAATTTGCAGGGTTTAAATCCTGGAAAGCGGGGAGGGGTAATTTATTTTTTGGGTTTTTTTATGGTAAAATAAAATGTACTGCCTTTGCCCGGAGTGGATTTCACCCATATTTTTCCACCGAGGTTTTCTATCGTCTTTTTTACGATTGCAAGCCCCAGGCCGGTGCCACTGTATTCTGTTTTATCATGTAGTCTTTTAAAAATCACGAAGATTTTGTCAAGATTATTCTTCTCAATACCGATACCATTGTCTTTTACAGCTATTTTCCAATGATCCTTAAATTCCTCGCTGCTGATTTTTATTTTCGCTGCAATATTTTTTTTCCTGTACTTCAGCGCATTGTTAATCAAGTTGTGCAATACCTGGCGAAGTGGAGATCTGAATGATTTAACCGAATGGAGTTTTTTGAATTGAATTTCCGCTCCTGATTCCTCAATTGCCTTATCATGTAGCGCAGTTATATTTTTGATCATTTCACCCAATTGAATCTTTTCAAGATTGTCTTCGTGTTTACCCACTCTTGAAAACTCCAGCAAGTCAAGAATTATTTGCCGCATTCGCACAGCACCATCTACTGCAAAATGGATGTATTTGTTGCCTTTTTCGTCTAATTTATCGCTGTATTTTTTTTCAAGCTGGGTGAGGAAATTTGTGATCATCCTGAGTGGTTCCTGCAAATCATGCGAAGCTACATAGGCAAATTGCTCCAGCTCATAGTTGGATTGGGAAAGTGCCAGGGTTTGTTTCTGCAGACTTTCGTTGAGCTGCTTTAAAGAAGCTTCAAATTCTTTTTGGGCGCTAATGTCCGTAACTGCTCCAACCATTCTAATCGCCCTGTTTTTTTCATTGCGGATAATTATACCCCTGTCACTTACATAGGTATAGGAATTGTCGGCCTTTTTGTAGCGGTATTCAGCTTCCCACTTTTCGCAATTGGGGTTTTTAAGCGCTTTGTCTAAGCTGTCTGCTATCTTTTTATAATCTGCTTTGTGAATTTTTTTGCTCCAATTATCAATTGGTTGCTTTTTTTTATATATTTTATACCCAAACAAATCTGTGTATCCGCTGCCCCAATAGATTGTATCGTCCACAATATTATAATCCCAAATGGCATCGCGGGTAGCTTGCGCCACTTTTTCAAAGCGATTGTTACTCGCTTTCAGTTCTTTTTCGGCCTCTATTCGCTCTGTAATATCAATACCTATGCACTGAATTTCATTTGGATTGCCCTTGCCATCAAGGATACATATGAAATCCCAAAGTGTGGTTACTACTCCTCCATTTTTACTTGGTTTGTCAATTTCTATTTTAAAAACCTTTTCAGGTTCTTTCACACATTGCTCTACTGTTTCAAAAACTTTCAAGTGATCGTGTTCACAAATTGAGGTCAAGCTGTTTTTTCCGAGAATTTTACCGTCAGGATATAACCATCCAAAATCCTCTTCAAATTTCTTGTTGAAATAGGAGTAATTCCCTTCCATATCGGTGCGGATCACATAATTGGTCTGTGATTCGTAAAATCCACGATACCTCGATTCGCTTTCTTTGAGTTTTTCCTGTGTTTCAAAAATTTCAGTAATATCCACACTATTGAGTACAATGCCTTTTACTGCATAGTCATCAATCATATTTGTAGCAATGGTTTGTACCCATCTCCATCCGCCATTTTTGTGCTTAAAACGGTGCGGTGATGATTTTACACGGTTTTCTTTTTGAAGTAATTTAAATTCATCTTTTGTTTTCCTTAAATCATCTGGATGGATAAAGTCAAAGGGATTTTTTCCCATAAGTTCACTGTGTGTATAGCCTATATAATTCTTGTGGCTCGGGCTCACATATTTAAACAGGTTTTTTTTATCAAGTACTGAAATAAGGTCGGAACCGTCCTGAACCAGGGATCTGAACCTTTGCTCGCTGAATTTTATTTTTTGCCTTGAAATGATCTGGTCGATGCACATTACCAGGTTATTGGCCACTGAATCAACCATTTGGATTTCTTCTTTCAGAAATGATTCTTTCTCTTTTACTGCAGTTTTTTGTCGGTAGAACACTTCAATGCTCAGTTCTTTTCCATCCGTACTTTTTTTAGCCGATTTCGTAATCCACTTGCTTTTTCTGTGATTATCCGATTTGTAGATTTTTCCATCATAATGGATTTGTGCACTTGTTATGTCGGGATATTGAAATCCGTCAGGCAATAATTTTACTGCTTTACCCAATAATTCATCAATATCGTAATTGTAATTGCCAAGACTTGTGATTTTGTACAGGCAATTTTGCTCTTTGTTCCTTTCTTTAAGTGAATGAAGCACCTGGTCAAGTTCTCTTTGTGCTTGTTTTTGTTTGGTAATATCCCTTATGGAAGTAATCGTGAACTTCCTTCCATCTGCTCTGTGAATGAGCCTGGTCACAACTGCTACATCGATGGTTTTACCATTTTTACCAAGCACTTCATATTCGCCACTTATTTCCTTGCCATAATTTGTAAATGTTTCGTTTTTAATAGATGTCTGGTATTCTTCCAACATCTTTTTCTTCTGACCGGTAAGCACTATTTTGGTGAACTTTTCACCGATCAATTCAGCCTTTTTGTAGCCGTATATTTTGCAGTATTCATCATTTACATCTTCAAAAACTCCATTTTCATCAATAATGCATATGCCAACAGTAACGGCATTAAAAACAGTATTGACCAGTAATTCTGTTTCAATGAGCTTTGACAGGGCAATTTTAAGATCGCTGATATCCAACAAACCAATGGAAATGCCTGCCACACTTCCATCGCTGTAGCTTACGGGAGTATAACTTACCGAATACCAGCATTTTTGTCCTTTGCTATTGGTAAATTCTTTTTCATCCTGAAATTTTTTGCCTGCTACAGCCTTGTTAAAATCCTGCACGAAAGTTTCAATTTGTCCTGAAGGAAACAGGTCTATAATACTTTCTCCCTCAACAATTTCCCTGCTTTTCAGATGCTTAAAGGTTTCCAATGCCTTGGTATTGAATTTCAATATATTGTAGGAAGGATCGACCAGGATAAACGCCTGTAGATCGTTGTTGAGCAGAGCCTGGGTATTGGCCTGGATTTGTTGTAAGAGTTTATCTTTGTGTTGCAGCTCCTCATTTGCCACCCTGAGTTCTGTATAGGTAATTTGAATTTCCTCATTGGCACTTTGCAGTTCTTCATTGCTGGTTTCTAGCTCTTCATTGGTACTTTGCATTTCTTCGTTGGTACTTTGCAGCTCTTCATTCAGCGATTGCAATTCTTCATTGCTGGTTTCTATTTCTTCAATATAAGTCTGTAGGTGTTCTTTGGTTGTGCCCAGTTCATCTTCCAGTTCCTGGATGCGCATATTCACAAGGCCTTCCGTGTTTTCTGCTTTTCCGGTAGATACATATCTTTCTATATCCAACTTTTCGAAAATGACGATAAAGTAATTTTCTGTTGATTCCGTGTAAATAAGTGGTTGGGCAGTGATACGAACAAAATGTAAAGCATCGAAAAGCTTAAAGCGTTTGATATTGCTTTTTATGATATTGCGCTCTTTTATAGCTTTGGAAAGTACGGAACGCAGCTCAATCTGCAATTCAGGATTGGCCATTTTAATCAGGTTCACCTGTATGCTTCCCGGGCTCAGCGTCAGGAAAAGCCTTACATCTCCGTTGACTTCCTGGATGTCGTGGTTTTCGTCAACCACAACATAGGGATGCTCATAGGTATTGAAAAGGGTTTCTTTGACTTTCTCCTGCAGGCTCAGTTGGTTTTCCTCTTTAACTGTTTTTTTATCCGGGTAAATTTCTTGTTTTTGCGCTTTATAGTTTGATAATTTTATTTTGTGGAAACTGCGACCGCTTTTGCGCTTAAAAATTTTGTTTTTAGTGTCCACTGATGAGAAAAGATTATTGAATTGTCCTACTGTTTCTGATTTTCCGAGAAACAGGTAGCTTTCCGGATTTAAGGAATAGTGAAATACGGGAATGATTTGCTTTTGCAATGCCGTGTTGAAATAGATCAACAAATTGCGGCAGGAAATCAGGTCAATTTTAAGGAAGGGCGGGTTTTTGATAACATCATGCCTGGAAAACAACACCATTCCCCTGATTGCTTTGATCAGTTCAAATTCGTTGTTTTTCTTGATGAAATATTTTTCCCGAATGCTTTTGGATAAATTTTCGAGTGAAGCTTCGGGATATATTCCTTTTCGTGCTTTTGAAATGGCGCGTTCGTCAATATCAGTCGCGAAAATCTGGATTTTGTAGTCCTGAATTTTGTCTTTTAATATTTTACTGAGCAGAATGGCAATGGAGTAGGGTTCTTCACCCGTTGAGCAACCCGGCACCCATATTCTTATTGGCTCCTGTTTTCCTTTATTCTTGATGATTTTTTTCAGGTAAGTTTCCAGCGCCTTGAATGCTTCTTTATCCCTGAAAAATGTTGTTACACCAATCAGGATTGTTTTAAACATTTCATCGGCTTCACCCGGTTTTTTTTCTATCAAATTCAGATATTCCTTTATGGACTGAACGCCAAGTGCATTCATTCGCTTTTCCAGCCTGCGGCCAATGGTAGCAGATTTGTAATTTGAAAAATCTGCATCGCTGTATTTTCCGAGCAAATAGAGGATTTTATCTATAGCAGAGGTCTCTTTTTCAATGCTGTCTTTTTTTATTTTCTTTCGCATGTCCGTGTTGAGGTAGCGGTGAATTTCTTCACCCATTTTTTCGGGAGGAAGCACTGCATCCGTCATTCCTGTATTAATTGCGGAAATCGGCATTCCGTCATATTTAGCCGTTTCGGGTTCTTGCACAATGATGTAGCATTCTACCTCTTTTAATGCAGTTATTCCGGCAGCCCCGTCAGAACCTGTTCCCGAAAGCACAATAGCTATGACATTGCTGTTTTTATTTTGTGCCAGCGATTTGAACAGCACATCAACCGAAGGTTTTGGGCCAATTGCAGACCCCGGTTTTTGCAGTATTATTTTGTTGTTCTTCACAGCAATTTCCTTGCCGGGAGGGGTGATATAGACTTTATTGCTTTCTAAAGTCTTATTGTTTTCGGCTTCTGCGACACTTAATTTTGTCTTTTTGCTGAGCAATTGCACAAGCATACTCTTGTGCGTTGGACTTAGATGTTGCGCAACAATTACACAGGTGTTTTTCAGTTCGGGTAAGTGAGACAAAAATTTCTGGAGTGCTTCAAGTCCACCTGCGGAGGCTCCTATGGCAATGATGTGGAGTTTATGGGTGGGATTTGTATTCATGTAATTTCAAAAATCTGTACACTTAAAGGCAAAAAATATTTGTAAATCACAAGTTTTTATAAATGTACAGTACAAATTTTTTTACAAAGTTAAAACAAGTAAAGCGGAAATTTCACAGTACAAGTACCTATGCATTAAGGTACAACTTTTTACTTAGGGCTTAGCTAAGATAAAATACAAGGAAAAAGAGCAGATGTTCTAAAAAAGTTTGCATTTCAAAGAAGGATTATGGTGTATAACAAACATTGTATAGCGTTTTGAGGAAGCCCTACTTACTGCGTTGTTTTATAGACCATGTGAAGTAAAAACGGGCAACCTCTGTACCGTCAGGCATGGTGCCGATGGTTTCCATTTTTATCTGTTGTGCTTCGCCTGTTTCTTCAGCGCGTTTTATAGCCTCAAATAGCTTTGGTCCATCGTGGCAGGTAAAGGTGGTGAGTTGGTCTGCTTTTTTGGTAAATTCTGCTTCCATACCCACAACGAGCATGGCAAAAGCAGGTTTTTTTCCGGCAATGCCAAACATCACCAGGGCACCTGTAGAGAGCTCAGCGGCCATACTTTGCGCTGCAAAATAAATGGATTGAAAGGGATTTTGCGAGCGCCAGCCATAGGGTATGGTGGCTACGCATTCCTCAGGACTGAGTTTTTTCAGTTTTAAACCTGCAAACCAGCCCAGGGGCAATTTCCACAACAGAAAAAACCTGAACAAAAAGGGATTGCTCATTTGCTTGCGCATCTTTTGCTGTGCTGCATTAAGTGTGTAGGATGGAGCTGTACCTGGGGTTGACATGGGCTATACAATTTGAGTGCAAATATAGGGTTAATTGGAATTCTATAATCCATTTGTGGTTAAATTGAAAACGTCATACAGAACGTAGTGAAGGATCTGGTTAAATCAAAACCAGCAGGTAAATCCTTCCAAATTGCCACGGGCAAGGCCCTCGCAATGACGGGCATGATTTTAGGATTTCGGATTTTCTAACCCCCAACTCTAATTCAAACAAGCCACCCAATCCTTTGGGTCTAGTTTTTCTACATTTTTCCAGAGCTCAAAATTGAATTTGCTTTCATTTCCGGAAGCTATATTTCCAATTTCCTGGCTGGTACTGACAAGCGCACCTTTTATAAGTTCGGTATGGTCAATTCCGGCATAAACCGAGTAATAATCCCCGTGCTTGATGATAACAGCATAGCTAAAACGATCATGGTGCACCACAGACATTACTTCACCATTGTAAACAGAAACGATTTTACCTTTATCGGAAGTCAAGGGACAAGTCAGGGCGCCTTTTTCAATCGGGAAATTGTGTGCATCACTTTGCGACCAGGCCAAAGTTACCTGTATGCACAAGAAAAGAATAAGTATGGTTTTCATGGTATTGTGTTTTTGGTTAAAATGAATTTAAGAAATGATTTTGAATATTTCTTACTGTAAACTGATAACCTGAGCTCGAGAATTATTTAAGAGCTCAGGTTGATAAACTCAATCAGGGTTGTCATTGTGGTTCAGAAGATATGCCAAGCGGGAGAGTACCTGGTGGGACGGGTATGGCAAAACCAAATTTTTCTACACTTAAATCAGTAGCGAGGGCGCTACTGATAGGGGTGTTTACAAACAGATAAATTCAGTATTTTAGTTGAATGCTTGATAAATATAAAACTTAGAACACTTTCCATGCGTTACATAAGCTGCTAAGCTACAAGCAAATGGAATAATAGCTGTTTGATAATTTAGTATCTTTGATTTAAATTTAAATAATATGGATTTAGAAGCCAGAAAAATATCATTTGTACAGGAATTTTTAAGACTTCAAAATGAAGATATAATCAGCGGCCTTGAAAAACTTTTGCGCAAAAGAAAAGCTGAACTGATTGAGAAGAACTTAAAACCTATGACTGTAGAGGAGTACAACTCTGAAATAGACCAGGCTATGGATGATTCCAAAAATAAACGAATGATTAAGGCCAGCGATTTAAAAGATAAAATCCAAAAATGGAGTTAGAAGTTTATTGGTTGGAACTTGCAGAAAGCAAACTTGAAGACATCTATAGTTACCATTCAATCAAAGCAAGCAAACGTATTGCTAAAAAATTAATAATCGGAATAATTGACACTACAATTGGGCTCGGAAAACAGCCTGAAATTGGGCAAATTGAAAACAATTTAAACAGCAGAGATCAAGAATTTCGTTATTTAGTATATAAAAATTACAAAATTGTCTATTGGGTAAACTACAAGTTTGCCCGAATTGAAATAGCAAATATATTCGATACAAGGCAAGACCCCGAAAAACTCAAGGAAACTAAATAGCTATTCCATTAGATTGGATGCATTCTATAAGCTTTTGGTTTTGTTTTGGGTACTTATAATCATTAATTATCCGCTAATCAAAAAGCGTTCCCTGCGAACCACTTCCCTTGTTGCTGCTTTTCTTCTCCGTCTTTTTCTCCAAATCCCATTCAATGGAATCTCCACTTTTAAGTTTGTTGGATTTATCTTCTGGTTTTTCTTCGGGCTTTCTGGGCGGTAGCGGTTGCTTTTTAGGGGCTTCCTTTTCTTCGGCTTTTTCCTCCTTTGGTGCTAAATTTTCCTTGGAAGTTTCCTCAGGTGCTTTTTTATCATCTGGCTTTTGTTCCTCTGAACTTTCAGTACTTTCTGCTTCCGGGTTTTGAGTATCCTTAGCGCTTTCCCAATCTTCTTCATGTACCAATTTCAGCTTTCCTTTTACGGTGTTCAAGCTCAAGCGATTGCCCAGTGATTTCCAGCCTTTTACATCAATAAATTCCTCCAAATTAACGATTTCCGTTTCCTTGATCTTTGATTTGCCACGTTCGCTGGAAAATTCCACAGTAGGATTCTTCTTTGTAGAAGCAAAAACCATTTTGGAATTTCTTCCCTCGCTGATA of Chitinophagales bacterium contains these proteins:
- a CDS encoding T9SS type A sorting domain-containing protein translates to MKSLFTVFLALGSFILLHAQSVQRSFDHDNLNRTYRIYVSVNYDANKPVPLVFAFHGMGDQAANFQGIGFNQLADQDTFIVIYPQAEVDQDFNATAWNAGVGIPGFYLNSDINDVDFVSKLIDSLSNEFSIDTQRVYATGFSLGGYMSQRLACELDARIAAIASVAGLIGNDINCNPGAPVPVLHMHGTADSTITYGGEFPIPNFGYTKVGLSVDEMVANWTGINNCTEPVEEDSIPDTANDNLTIDRFTYPMCEAESEVILYKIKHAGHEWMSSPGNDIDATIAIWEFFQKHSRKSTSVGIANAEFDNTIQVYPNPVSNTLFVKMREAADRIMLTNLLGQELSRIENPMNLNIALSLADINPGMYLLTVQKGSGQSTFKILKE
- a CDS encoding response regulator — its product is MKTELLLIDDDDIFIFMSKKMIEKTGFHTAPLVFKNGSLALDYLKEAYNKDTSYILFLDINMPVMNGWEFLDELEEVAVPENTFVFMLTSSIAEFDKKKAETNPFVMKFLSKPVLTSTFEEIKHMSGIRKLFL
- a CDS encoding PAS domain S-box protein, giving the protein MQKDNRKYNFLVVEDNEGDFFLVQDYLEDVIDAPKVIHASKFEDARQILEAGKTDFDAILLDLTLPDKEGDTLVKEMLEISGNTPIIILTGYSDVDFAIQSLGMGIADYLLKDELNAAILYKSIIYNIERKKNLVKLKESEQKYADLFHLSPQPMWVYDMDTLQFLDVNDAAVKHYGYSVEEFREMTIKGIHPEEDIPQLEEVLKKQDKSAKFFKNQFRHKKKFGEIIDVDIQSNVINYNNKKAKIVLANDITERIQHINAITHQNSRLREIAWIQSHVVRAPLARIIGMANMIKSDVLDLSKGEKIEFLDHILSSSEELDDIIKDVINKTKEFNIKKEYG
- a CDS encoding response regulator, which encodes MKSVHILLVEDNEGDIFLTTEAFGESKFKYKISIARNGKEAIDFVFQKGNFKKALTPDLILLDINLPVKNGLEVLHVLKNDASVKQIPIIILTTSSSKNDINLSYKENANCYITKPVDADDLEKVVNSIEDFWMKTARLPLK
- a CDS encoding ATP-binding protein, which codes for MSSFPELGSPEDGIAYWRDYLFIITLLYIVPLSLLALIPGVIVSITGKLYSIAIFDVFAAVFLAVISFTSWFSIFTRKILFTIMVYLLAIVMLTALGSYGPGLIYLLAVSVFMVIIFPYRYAFLPVFINILFCIAYGLLIYLEIFEIHQSDSQQIIEWAAISTNLIFLNAVFSVLIPKMFGGMQKSLEEQRILKEALSVNQKNLETSLKTLKIKNRELEQFAYVTSHDLQEPLRMISSFLTQLKKKYGNQLDEKALKYIDFAVGGSKKMRSVILSLLDFALVDKYEYELEQFDLKELINELKNYNKIEAHLSINYSGVPVINSYKKPLTVVLQNLLNNAIKFKREGIDPEINIEAKESESEWQFTFRDNGIGIESEYHDKIFIIFQRLHNEDKYKGAGMGLSIVKKLIEHMNGRIWVESNPENGSTFYFTISKNIEL